A single Drosophila miranda strain MSH22 chromosome XR, D.miranda_PacBio2.1, whole genome shotgun sequence DNA region contains:
- the LOC108153248 gene encoding speract receptor isoform X3 yields the protein MYTPPGPAPHGNHHSRQLPLTLPLPLPLLLLLLCLLPTNGEVFTLGYLTGSQRRPGNLDYHRPGLTISGAISLAVEQVNAGRLGALGHSLEFVVAETFGDEVASIRQTAALWTQQVAAYIGPQETCVHEGRMAAAFNLPMISYYCTHRDPSNKGDFPTFARTRPPDTQISKSVVALLLAFNWTQVSFLYLDDASGQYQPVAETILSTLSAAGVSIRDVRTWNTIYHHGFMANPFEALVEQTHVNTRIYLILGHYYEHVGLMVSLQRRGLLSAGDYFVVGIDIEQYEPAKPEKYLRGLLLEEVEPLAVQAFQSYLGIVPTAPVSFATFAQEVNKYMERPPFNFPNPLGLFGGTKQISAEAAYLYDAVHLYAKALLEVLESGGRPKNGSAIVSAIKGSRYRSAMGYHVYIDENGDAAGNYTVLARGTARNGRNQTVLGLRPVGTFGHRNSSLSSISEALPQQDLNLFSPIDWVGGARPAAAPRCGFGGEKCVNYTGEISAAIAGGALLLLGVVSLVLYRNWRYEQELDSLLWKIDFREVQMHENEREQQSQKQTRSTHPLIRTSQVSLSSNPDADFRYTTIFTPIGLYKGQLYAIKKVRKKSVDITREMKKELKLLRDARHDNICAFIGACTDPPNICIISEYCTRGSLKDILENEDVKLDNMFIASMVADIIRGVIYLHESPIRFHGALCTSNCLVDSRWVVKLTDFGLFAFKQGIEDSSMDVQHMSAKCLKLLYRAPELLRLGPSSLVMGTQRGDSYSFGILLYEMHVRRGPFGETGLTPMQCLQKVLQPQDQLNPYRPSLQPLETAFDCVSECLRECWSERAEDRPDFKTIRAKLRPLRKGMRPNIFDNMMAMMEKYANNLEALVDDRTDQLQEEKKKTDALLHEMLPRCVADQLKKGHKVDPEHYEQVSIYFSDIVGFTAMSAECTPLQVVDFLNDLYTCFDSIIGHYDVYKVETIGDAYMVVSGLPLRNGDLHAAEIATMSLHLLSAVSEFKIRHRPTNRLLLRIGIHSGPVCAGVVGLKMPRYCLFGDTVNTASRMESSGVPLKIHCSGQCRQLLDRLGGYHFQERGMISMKGKGEQRTYWLLGEDEEARTRRTYERSQRRGSRALNKFIQGTIKQAQDQANEYGIRSSLKQKNLPRNSLTRSSSLESPKKLRFAAGSLLEHHRYHSDEALLEVDSYTGLRRSSGGSTHSRYEETTLSLTLSCQSIEVVSVQQNQRRPSSYPTANTPLLLNHVEV from the exons ATGTACACGCCCCCCGGCCCCGCTCCACACGGTAACCACCACTCAAGACAGCTGCCACtgacactgccactgccactgccactgctcctgctcctgctctgtCTCCTGCCGACCAATGGGGAAGTGTTCACGCTGGGCTACCTCACGGGATCGCAACGGCGGCCGGGCAACCTGGACTACCATCGACCCGGTCTGACCATCTCGGGCGCCATCTCGCTGGCCGTGGAGCAGGTGAACGCGGGCCGGCTGGGCGCCCTGGGCCACTCGCTGGAGTTTGTCGTGGCCGAGACCTTCGGCGATGAGGTGGCCAGCATACGGCAGACGGCGGCGCTGTGGACGCAGCAGGTGGCCGCCTACATTGGGCCGCAGGAGACGTGCGTGCACGAGGGGCGCATGGCGGCGGCCTTCAACCTGCCAATGATATCCTAC TACTGCACCCATCGCGATCCCTCGAACAAGGGGGACTTTCCGACGTTCGCTAGGACCCGGCCGCCGGACACGCAGATCTCCAAGTCGGTGGTGGCCCTGCTGCTGGCCTTCAACTGGACGCAGGTGAGCTTCCTCTACCTGGACGATGCCAGCGGCCAGTACCAGCCCGTGGCGGAGACCATCTTGAGCACGCTGAGTGCGGCCGGCGTTAGCATTCGGGACGTCCGCACCTGGAACACCATATACCATCACGGGTTCATGGCCAATCCCTTTGAGGCGCTCGTGGAGCAGACCCATGTCAATACGCGCA TCTACCTCATTTTGGGGCACTACTACGAGCACGTCGGCCTAATGGTATCGCTCCAGAGGAGGGGACTGCTCTCCGCAGGCGATTACTTCGTGGTGGGCATCGACATCGAGCAGTACGAGCCGGCCAAGCCCGAGAAGTATCTGCGCGGCCTGCTGCTGGAGGAGGTGGAGCCGCTGGCCGTGCAGGCGTTCCAGTCCTATCTGGGCATCGTGCCCACAGCGCCCGTTTCCTTCGCCACGTTCGCCCAGGAG GTCAACAAATACATGGAGCGACCGCCATTCAATTTCCCCAATCCGCTGGGTCTTTTCGGGGGCACTAAGCAG ATAAGCGCCGAGGCGGCCTATCTCTATGATGCCGTGCATCTGTACGCCAAGGCCCTGCTGGAAGTGCTGGAGTCGGGCGGCCGGCCCAAGAACGGCAGCGCCATTGTGTCGGCCATCAAGGGTTCGCGCTACCGCAGCGCCATGGG CTACCACGTCTACATCGACGAGAACGGAGACGCGGCCGGCAACTACACAGTATTAGCCAGGGGAACGGCGAGGAACGGCCGCAACCAGACGGTGCTCGGACTCCGGCCCGTGGGCACCTTCGGTCACAGGAACAGCAGCCTCAGCAGCATCAGCGAGGCGCTGCCC CAGCAG GATCTCAATCTGTTCAGCCCCATCGACTGGGTGGGCGGTGCGCGTCCGGCAGCTGCTCCACGCTGCGGCTTTGGCGGCGAGAAGTGTGTCA ATTACACGGGCGAAATCTCTGCGGCCATTGCTGGGggagcgctgctgctgctgggtgtGGTCTCGCTGGTCCTGTACCGGAACTGGCGCTACGAGCAGGAGCTGGACAGCCTGCTCTGGAAGATAGACTTTCGCGAGGTGCAGATGCACGAGAACGAGAGGGAGCAGCAGAGCCAGAAGCAGACGCGC TCAACCCATCCGCTGATACGCACCAGCCAGGTCAGCCTCAGCTCCAACCCGGATGCCGACTTCCGCTACACGACCATTTTCACGCCCATCGGCCTCTACAAGGGCCAGCTGTACGCCATCAAGAAAGTGCGCAAGAAGAGCGTCGACATCACCCGCGAAATGAAGAAAGAACTGAAACTG CTGCGCGACGCCCGCCACGACAACATCTGCGCCTTCATCGGCGCCTGCACGGATCCGCCCAACATCTGCATCATCAGCGAGTACTGCACCCGCGGCAGCCTTAAG GACATTCTGGAGAACGAAGACGTCAAGCTGGACAACATGTTCATTGCCTCCATGGTGGCGGACATTATTCGC GGCGTCATCTATTTGCACGAGTCGCCCATACGCTTCCATGGAGCACTGTGCACTTCCAACTGCCTGGTGGACTCGCGATGGGTGGTCAAGCTGACCGACTTCGGGCTGTTTGCGTTCAAGCAGGGCATCGAGGACAGTTCCATGGATGTGCAGCACATGTCGGCCAAGTGTCTGA AGCTGCTCTACCGCGCCCCGGAACTCCTCAGGCTGGGGCCTTCGTCACTGGTCATGGGCACCCAGCGCGGAGATTCCTATTCCTTTGGCATTCTGCTCTACGAGATGCATGTGCGGCGTGGACCTTTCGGGGAGACTGGCCTGACGCCCATGCAATGCCTGCAGAAGGTGCTCCAGCCGCAGGATCAGCTGAATCCCTACAGACCCTCCCTGCAGCCCCTGGAGACGGCGTTCGACTGCGTCAGCGAGTGCCTGCGGGAGTGCTGGTCGGAGAGGGCCGAGGATAGGCCGGATTTCAAGACAATCCGTGCCAAGCTTCGGCCCCTGCGCAAGGGGATGCGGCCGAACATCTTCGACAACATGATGGCCATGATGGAGAAGTACGCCAACAACCTGGAGGCCCTCGTAGACGATCGCACGGACCAGCTGCAGGAGGAGAAGAAGAAGACTGACGCACTGCTGCACGAGATGCTGCCGCGCTGCGTGGCCGACCAGCTGAAGAAGGGCCACAAGGTGGACCCCGAGCACTACGAGCAGGTCAGCATCTACTTTAGCGATATAGTCGGCTTCACGGCCATGTCCGCCGAGTGCACGCCCCTGCAGGTGGTGGACTTTCTGAACGATCTCTACACCTGCTTCGACTCGATCATCGGCCACTACGATGTTTACAAGGTGGAGACCATAGGCGATGCATACATGGTGGTGTCCGGCCTCCCACTCCGCAACGGTGATCTCCATGCGGCCGAGATAGCCACCATGTCGCTGCACTTGTTGAGTGCTGTTTCCGAGTTCAAGATCCGTCATCGGCCCACGAATCGTCTGCTGTTGCGTATCGGCATCCACTCGGGGCCTGTGTGTGCGGGCGTCGTGGGCCTGAAGATGCCGCGATACTGCCTCTTTGGCGACACCGTCAACACAGCCTCGCGCATGGAGTCCAGCGGCGTGCCCCTGAAGATCCACTGCAGCGGGCAGTGTCGACAGCTACTCGATCGCCTGGGTGGCTATCACTTCCAGGAGCGTGGTATGATCTCGATGAAGGGCAAGGGCGAGCAGCGCACGTACTGGCTTCTGGGGGAGGACGAGGAGGCGCGTACTCGCCGCACCTACGAACGATCCCAGCGAAGGGGCTCGCGAGCCCTCAACAAGTTCATTCAAGGCACCATCAAGCAAGCCCAGGACCAGGCCAACGAGTACGGCATACGGTCCTCGCTGAAGCAGAAGAACCTGCCACGAAACTCGCTCACCAGATCCTCCAGCCTGGAGTCGCCCAAGAAGCTGCGGTTCGCTGCGGGCAGTCTCCTCGAACATCATCGCTATCACAG TGACGAGGCCCTGCTCGAGGTGGATTCCTACACGGGGCTGCGCCGCTCCTCGGGGGGATCCACACACTCCCGCTACGAGGAGACGACGCTGTCGCTGACCTTGTCCTGCCAGAGCATCGAGGTGGTGAGCGTCCAGCAGAATCAGCGGCGTCCCTCCTCATATCCGACGGCCAACACTCCGCTGCTCCTGAACCATGTGGAGGTGTGA
- the LOC108153248 gene encoding speract receptor isoform X1, whose protein sequence is MYTPPGPAPHGNHHSRQLPLTLPLPLPLLLLLLCLLPTNGEVFTLGYLTGSQRRPGNLDYHRPGLTISGAISLAVEQVNAGRLGALGHSLEFVVAETFGDEVASIRQTAALWTQQVAAYIGPQETCVHEGRMAAAFNLPMISYYCTHRDPSNKGDFPTFARTRPPDTQISKSVVALLLAFNWTQVSFLYLDDASGQYQPVAETILSTLSAAGVSIRDVRTWNTIYHHGFMANPFEALVEQTHVNTRIYLILGHYYEHVGLMVSLQRRGLLSAGDYFVVGIDIEQYEPAKPEKYLRGLLLEEVEPLAVQAFQSYLGIVPTAPVSFATFAQEVNKYMERPPFNFPNPLGLFGGTKQISAEAAYLYDAVHLYAKALLEVLESGGRPKNGSAIVSAIKGSRYRSAMGYHVYIDENGDAAGNYTVLARGTARNGRNQTVLGLRPVGTFGHRNSSLSSISEALPQQDLNLFSPIDWVGGARPAAAPRCGFGGEKCVNYTGEISAAIAGGALLLLGVVSLVLYRNWRYEQELDSLLWKIDFREVQMHENEREQQSQKQTRLLLNHLPRRLPPQSTHPLIRTSQVSLSSNPDADFRYTTIFTPIGLYKGQLYAIKKVRKKSVDITREMKKELKLLRDARHDNICAFIGACTDPPNICIISEYCTRGSLKDILENEDVKLDNMFIASMVADIIRGVIYLHESPIRFHGALCTSNCLVDSRWVVKLTDFGLFAFKQGIEDSSMDVQHMSAKCLKLLYRAPELLRLGPSSLVMGTQRGDSYSFGILLYEMHVRRGPFGETGLTPMQCLQKVLQPQDQLNPYRPSLQPLETAFDCVSECLRECWSERAEDRPDFKTIRAKLRPLRKGMRPNIFDNMMAMMEKYANNLEALVDDRTDQLQEEKKKTDALLHEMLPRCVADQLKKGHKVDPEHYEQVSIYFSDIVGFTAMSAECTPLQVVDFLNDLYTCFDSIIGHYDVYKVETIGDAYMVVSGLPLRNGDLHAAEIATMSLHLLSAVSEFKIRHRPTNRLLLRIGIHSGPVCAGVVGLKMPRYCLFGDTVNTASRMESSGVPLKIHCSGQCRQLLDRLGGYHFQERGMISMKGKGEQRTYWLLGEDEEARTRRTYERSQRRGSRALNKFIQGTIKQAQDQANEYGIRSSLKQKNLPRNSLTRSSSLESPKKLRFAAGSLLEHHRYHSDEALLEVDSYTGLRRSSGGSTHSRYEETTLSLTLSCQSIEVVSVQQNQRRPSSYPTANTPLLLNHVEV, encoded by the exons ATGTACACGCCCCCCGGCCCCGCTCCACACGGTAACCACCACTCAAGACAGCTGCCACtgacactgccactgccactgccactgctcctgctcctgctctgtCTCCTGCCGACCAATGGGGAAGTGTTCACGCTGGGCTACCTCACGGGATCGCAACGGCGGCCGGGCAACCTGGACTACCATCGACCCGGTCTGACCATCTCGGGCGCCATCTCGCTGGCCGTGGAGCAGGTGAACGCGGGCCGGCTGGGCGCCCTGGGCCACTCGCTGGAGTTTGTCGTGGCCGAGACCTTCGGCGATGAGGTGGCCAGCATACGGCAGACGGCGGCGCTGTGGACGCAGCAGGTGGCCGCCTACATTGGGCCGCAGGAGACGTGCGTGCACGAGGGGCGCATGGCGGCGGCCTTCAACCTGCCAATGATATCCTAC TACTGCACCCATCGCGATCCCTCGAACAAGGGGGACTTTCCGACGTTCGCTAGGACCCGGCCGCCGGACACGCAGATCTCCAAGTCGGTGGTGGCCCTGCTGCTGGCCTTCAACTGGACGCAGGTGAGCTTCCTCTACCTGGACGATGCCAGCGGCCAGTACCAGCCCGTGGCGGAGACCATCTTGAGCACGCTGAGTGCGGCCGGCGTTAGCATTCGGGACGTCCGCACCTGGAACACCATATACCATCACGGGTTCATGGCCAATCCCTTTGAGGCGCTCGTGGAGCAGACCCATGTCAATACGCGCA TCTACCTCATTTTGGGGCACTACTACGAGCACGTCGGCCTAATGGTATCGCTCCAGAGGAGGGGACTGCTCTCCGCAGGCGATTACTTCGTGGTGGGCATCGACATCGAGCAGTACGAGCCGGCCAAGCCCGAGAAGTATCTGCGCGGCCTGCTGCTGGAGGAGGTGGAGCCGCTGGCCGTGCAGGCGTTCCAGTCCTATCTGGGCATCGTGCCCACAGCGCCCGTTTCCTTCGCCACGTTCGCCCAGGAG GTCAACAAATACATGGAGCGACCGCCATTCAATTTCCCCAATCCGCTGGGTCTTTTCGGGGGCACTAAGCAG ATAAGCGCCGAGGCGGCCTATCTCTATGATGCCGTGCATCTGTACGCCAAGGCCCTGCTGGAAGTGCTGGAGTCGGGCGGCCGGCCCAAGAACGGCAGCGCCATTGTGTCGGCCATCAAGGGTTCGCGCTACCGCAGCGCCATGGG CTACCACGTCTACATCGACGAGAACGGAGACGCGGCCGGCAACTACACAGTATTAGCCAGGGGAACGGCGAGGAACGGCCGCAACCAGACGGTGCTCGGACTCCGGCCCGTGGGCACCTTCGGTCACAGGAACAGCAGCCTCAGCAGCATCAGCGAGGCGCTGCCC CAGCAG GATCTCAATCTGTTCAGCCCCATCGACTGGGTGGGCGGTGCGCGTCCGGCAGCTGCTCCACGCTGCGGCTTTGGCGGCGAGAAGTGTGTCA ATTACACGGGCGAAATCTCTGCGGCCATTGCTGGGggagcgctgctgctgctgggtgtGGTCTCGCTGGTCCTGTACCGGAACTGGCGCTACGAGCAGGAGCTGGACAGCCTGCTCTGGAAGATAGACTTTCGCGAGGTGCAGATGCACGAGAACGAGAGGGAGCAGCAGAGCCAGAAGCAGACGCGC CTTTTGCTAAATCACTTGCCGCGTCGTCTTCCTCCGCAGTCAACCCATCCGCTGATACGCACCAGCCAGGTCAGCCTCAGCTCCAACCCGGATGCCGACTTCCGCTACACGACCATTTTCACGCCCATCGGCCTCTACAAGGGCCAGCTGTACGCCATCAAGAAAGTGCGCAAGAAGAGCGTCGACATCACCCGCGAAATGAAGAAAGAACTGAAACTG CTGCGCGACGCCCGCCACGACAACATCTGCGCCTTCATCGGCGCCTGCACGGATCCGCCCAACATCTGCATCATCAGCGAGTACTGCACCCGCGGCAGCCTTAAG GACATTCTGGAGAACGAAGACGTCAAGCTGGACAACATGTTCATTGCCTCCATGGTGGCGGACATTATTCGC GGCGTCATCTATTTGCACGAGTCGCCCATACGCTTCCATGGAGCACTGTGCACTTCCAACTGCCTGGTGGACTCGCGATGGGTGGTCAAGCTGACCGACTTCGGGCTGTTTGCGTTCAAGCAGGGCATCGAGGACAGTTCCATGGATGTGCAGCACATGTCGGCCAAGTGTCTGA AGCTGCTCTACCGCGCCCCGGAACTCCTCAGGCTGGGGCCTTCGTCACTGGTCATGGGCACCCAGCGCGGAGATTCCTATTCCTTTGGCATTCTGCTCTACGAGATGCATGTGCGGCGTGGACCTTTCGGGGAGACTGGCCTGACGCCCATGCAATGCCTGCAGAAGGTGCTCCAGCCGCAGGATCAGCTGAATCCCTACAGACCCTCCCTGCAGCCCCTGGAGACGGCGTTCGACTGCGTCAGCGAGTGCCTGCGGGAGTGCTGGTCGGAGAGGGCCGAGGATAGGCCGGATTTCAAGACAATCCGTGCCAAGCTTCGGCCCCTGCGCAAGGGGATGCGGCCGAACATCTTCGACAACATGATGGCCATGATGGAGAAGTACGCCAACAACCTGGAGGCCCTCGTAGACGATCGCACGGACCAGCTGCAGGAGGAGAAGAAGAAGACTGACGCACTGCTGCACGAGATGCTGCCGCGCTGCGTGGCCGACCAGCTGAAGAAGGGCCACAAGGTGGACCCCGAGCACTACGAGCAGGTCAGCATCTACTTTAGCGATATAGTCGGCTTCACGGCCATGTCCGCCGAGTGCACGCCCCTGCAGGTGGTGGACTTTCTGAACGATCTCTACACCTGCTTCGACTCGATCATCGGCCACTACGATGTTTACAAGGTGGAGACCATAGGCGATGCATACATGGTGGTGTCCGGCCTCCCACTCCGCAACGGTGATCTCCATGCGGCCGAGATAGCCACCATGTCGCTGCACTTGTTGAGTGCTGTTTCCGAGTTCAAGATCCGTCATCGGCCCACGAATCGTCTGCTGTTGCGTATCGGCATCCACTCGGGGCCTGTGTGTGCGGGCGTCGTGGGCCTGAAGATGCCGCGATACTGCCTCTTTGGCGACACCGTCAACACAGCCTCGCGCATGGAGTCCAGCGGCGTGCCCCTGAAGATCCACTGCAGCGGGCAGTGTCGACAGCTACTCGATCGCCTGGGTGGCTATCACTTCCAGGAGCGTGGTATGATCTCGATGAAGGGCAAGGGCGAGCAGCGCACGTACTGGCTTCTGGGGGAGGACGAGGAGGCGCGTACTCGCCGCACCTACGAACGATCCCAGCGAAGGGGCTCGCGAGCCCTCAACAAGTTCATTCAAGGCACCATCAAGCAAGCCCAGGACCAGGCCAACGAGTACGGCATACGGTCCTCGCTGAAGCAGAAGAACCTGCCACGAAACTCGCTCACCAGATCCTCCAGCCTGGAGTCGCCCAAGAAGCTGCGGTTCGCTGCGGGCAGTCTCCTCGAACATCATCGCTATCACAG TGACGAGGCCCTGCTCGAGGTGGATTCCTACACGGGGCTGCGCCGCTCCTCGGGGGGATCCACACACTCCCGCTACGAGGAGACGACGCTGTCGCTGACCTTGTCCTGCCAGAGCATCGAGGTGGTGAGCGTCCAGCAGAATCAGCGGCGTCCCTCCTCATATCCGACGGCCAACACTCCGCTGCTCCTGAACCATGTGGAGGTGTGA